In Lycium ferocissimum isolate CSIRO_LF1 chromosome 11, AGI_CSIRO_Lferr_CH_V1, whole genome shotgun sequence, a single genomic region encodes these proteins:
- the LOC132037313 gene encoding uncharacterized protein LOC132037313 has protein sequence MVVVSLKPVKFYGSSLPRPRFYKPNSERVDPPVSILDPLMSWAEEAHWSMGGVSFTRHRLQGRIEGNIEKLRAEREIVENKKVEEEMTCPGAPIVLKRKRRLADDESEDVGGLVRKLEDEFDDVAEESESKVAKVKSKGEKLKKVEEESGLESSGMNTSGLKSSGVKMSELNSSGMKMKRRRKEDDVVEVVNEVKSKGEKLKKVESVKRTSPRLAKRV, from the coding sequence ATGGTTGTAGTATCCCTAAAACCTGTTAAATTTTACGGCAGTAGCCTCCCTAGACCACGATTTTACAAACCAAATTCAGAGCGAGTAGATCCACCAGTTTCCATTCTCGATCCATTAATGTCATGGGCAGAGGAAGCTCACTGGTCTATGGGTGGTGTGAGCTTCACGCGCCACCGTTTACAGGGCCGAATTGAAGGTAACATTGAGAAGCTACGCGCCGAGCGTGAAATTGTGGAGAATAAGAAGGTAGAGGAAGAGATGACGTGTCCGGGTGCTCCGATTGTGTTGAAGAGGAAAAGGAGGTTGGCTGATGATGAATCTGAGGATGTTGGAGGTTTGGTGAGGAAGCTTGAAGATGAATTTGATGACGTGGCGGAGGAAAGTGAATCGAAAGTTGCAAAGGTGAAATCTAAGGgtgaaaagttgaagaaagttGAGGAGGAAAGTGGATTGGAGAGTTCAGGGATGAATACGAGTGGATTGAAAAGTTCAGGGGTGAAAATGAGTGAATTGAATAGTTCAGGGATGAAAATGAAGAGGCGGAGGAAAGAAGATGACGTGGTTGAGGTGGTAAATGAGGTGAAATCTAAgggtgagaagttgaagaaggtTGAATCGGTGAAAAGGACTTCGCCTAGATTGGCGAAGCGTGTTTGA
- the LOC132036224 gene encoding uncharacterized protein LOC132036224 codes for MGSSGFFIICVLHSLIATVSGVLIMFYLNEISVLGHGIETAKKLLGSTPHDQLVIKTSDSFVGLLLCVIGLLLFMVSFVKEREFQSFFAKGCVFLHVAMGLWRVCFERKLEDLAYDWPRQLVGDFVLALSWVFFLVNSWREKYD; via the coding sequence ATGGGATCATCTGGTTTCTTTATAATTTGTGTTCTACATTCACTAATAGCTACTGTTAGTGGTGTTTTAATAATGTTCTATTTGAATGAAATTTCTGTACTTGGACATGGTATTGAAACAGCAAAAAAGTTGTTAGGATCAACCCCACATGACCAATTGGTGATTAAAACATCTGATTCATTTGTTGGATTGCTGTTATGTGTAATTgggttgttgttatttatggTGTCATTTGTTAAGGAGAGGGAATTTCAAAGCTTTTTCGCGAAAGGCTGTGTCTTTCTTCATGTAGCAATGGGGTTATGGAGAGTGTGTTTTGAGAGGAAGCTTGAGGATTTGGCTTATGATTGGCCAAGACAACTTGTTGGTGATTTTGTTTTAGCACTTTCTTGGGtgttttttcttgttaattCATGGAGGGAAAAGTATGATTAG